In the genome of Podospora pseudocomata strain CBS 415.72m chromosome 7, whole genome shotgun sequence, the window CCTCGCTGGATGACCGTTGAGCTtgagcaacaacaacaagatgtaGTGGTTCTCGATCACATAATCAACAAGGCTGAGCCGGTGGCTTTGTCTCGGCCCGCACTGGACAGGTTCCCGGCTCGGCCCAGCTGGTGCGGAGATAGGGACccgcttcttttctctccctTGGAATGTGCGCCCCCATCTCCGGGGGAACTTTCCGTCATGGCAGAGAGCTTCCGAGTATCCTCCAGGTGATGACCCCAAAGCCTGGGAGTGCATCGATGCAGATGTCGATCCCCATCGGCTACGTCGGGTCAGATTTCGTTATATCTTGGGCTCTCCTCGGTGGCCACCTATCACGGCCAGGTCTAAAACATAGGTAAAGAAAAGTATGCTGGTAAAATGGTCGGACCACTTCCCCGCATTGACATGGTGTTAACTACTACAAGACTGTCAGCCGGCGGTGAGCCTCTTCGGTGTTCCAGGATCTAGGAAGCGTTAGAGCAGGCAAGATCAAAACGTTGCGGTGATAAGACCTCCGTTTCCCTCTAGGCAAACCAGACTTGGGCAGATAATGTGCAGACATGTAATGCAGACATGCTGCCTGCTGTGATCTGTGCTCGAGACAGAGCCATGACGGCACATGTGCTGACAGCGGGGCTATTCTCGGGTGCGGAACGCAGGCTGGGGGTCATCCCGAACATTGGCATGGGAGCCCAAACGGGtattcctcaccaccaccaccaccaccacgacgaTGCCGATGGAATGTGATGAAcgagatgggatggatgggggtggatgtgtggatgggggtggatggCAAGCGGGGATGTTGCTTTGGTTTGCCGAGGGCCACTTGTTGCAGCACCGTGACGAACCGGATAATTGGACCCCTGTTCTTTGTGCTCGTTTTTATTTTCTTACCACACAGATGAGATATCTCACCCAACCCTCGAAACTTTGTGTTTCATTATCGGAATACGGATGCCTTGTGCTTTCCCTTCAGAGTGGTTTGCTGCTTGTGTTGTGCATGGTGAGAAGTGAggtgggagggtgaggtgaggtgagaaggAAAAGACAAACTTGTGTCACCCACAGAGGCACGAGAGGTTGACTTCACTTCTGTCACAAATTTCCAGGAGCCCAGGCTTTTGCTGAAAATGGTTGGTCTCTCGGGAAACAAAACGTGTGTGCTCGATGCTGCAGCCACCCCATCCCTGGGGCCGCTGCAGGTTGCTGCACACGCCCCCATTTTGACCCACTCCCCCACTTTCCTCCTTTCCACTTTCCAGAACGGCGCACGCTAAGACAGCCTGCGCGTGCACGGTCCCTGGTCCACATTGGGGTGGGTCTTCTTGAGCAGGAGCGCCGCATCTGCCCCCCGGTCCTGGTCCCTGCCGGGACGTGGTACTTGACTCCAGCGCTACTGCCACACGTCGGCAAAggtaccttttttttttctgtccTGCTTGACCGTCCCAGGTAGATTCCAGCCGCCCCTACGCCCCCCTCCACTCTGGCACCTTTCCTTCCCTCTTGCTTgctcttcaccttctttCCATTTCCTTTCCCTGCCTCTCTGTCtgcaaccacaacctccaccaaaacACCTGCGtcaaaaacatcaccactcaCCCGACACCCGACACCACCCGCGCCgtgtctttttctttttttctttctttctttctttcttcggAACGCGCGACGGCCTCATCCACACCATCGACGGGGGAACCAAGAGCTCACAGCCCTCGAccgagccgccgccgcaatCGGGCGACGTGCACCCATTTCTCGCCAAGACTTTTGTCTACTCGTAAATTCGTAAATTCTCTGGTGCATCgccccccatcaacccaatCCACCCCGACATCATCGTCGCCCACTGCACACAATGTCGATGTATCCCGGCCATCGCGGCATGGGCGTCGCGCCCCCTGCCAACCCCAATGGCAGCCGCCAGAACGAGCTCCTGGAGGGCATCCGCGCCGAGTTTGAATCGCATCAACGACAGATCGAGGGATATGAACACCAAAGTAAGTTTTGGTTCGACAACACCGCCGTGCCTTGTCCCATCCCGACAATGCTGACAGTCTTTCCGCCACAGTCCAGGCCCAGGTTCAAGAGATGCAAATGATTCGCGAGAAGGTTTATCAgatggagcagcagcatgtcCAACTGAAGCAAAAGTAAGCTTGAAGCATGTCTTGGACAAACTACACAAGCCTTCTAACGCGGCGCGCGCCTGTTCAGATACGAGGATGAAATCAACCTCCTTCGTCGTCAGCTGGAAACTCGCGGCGGTGGCCCCCCGGGACCTATGAACCCGCCACCACAGCATGCTGGCCCttcccagcaaccccctcctcagaTAGGCAAcatggggggaggtggtgtcttCAACGGGATCCTCTCCGGGCAGGGCGGACAGGGCGGCCTggccccccctcctcatcctcctcaagagcaacagcagcctccCCACATGCCCCCCGCGCCACCGGGACTCCAGCAgggacctcctccccctcctcccccgccgtctCAGCAGCCCCCTTTCCAGCAACAGTACCAAGGACCAGCCCCCGGCGGTTTTCCATCTCAGCCCCCCCAGAGCACCGCTAGCCCCGGCCCCGGCAGCAAGAGAGGCCAGCCGATCGGGAGACCCCCTGCCGGCGGTCCCGCCACCCCCCAGATCAACACTCCGGTTCCCTACAACGGCCCCGGCCAGTCTCCCCAGGTCCCgacccatcccacccccgaCCACACCCGCATggtgcagcagcaacagcagcagcaccagcctgTCCCGATTTCTTCTCAGAGCAACGCATTGAGCGACCTGGACCCCGAGCGTCTCCCAAGCCAcatcaagaaggtcaaggacgaTTGGTGGGCCATTTTCAACCAAGCGGTGCCCCGTGTTTTGGATGTTGATTTGGTTCACACTCTCCAGCACGAGAGTGTGGTCTGCTGCGTGAGGTTCAGCGCCGATGGCAAATTTGTCGCGACGGGATGCAACAGATCTGCTCAGATCTACGATGTTCAGACCGGTGACAAGGTCTGCATTCTCCAAGACGAGAGTATTGATCTCAACGGCGATCTTTATATCAGAAGCGTTTGCTTCAGTCCAGACGGGCAGTACCTGGCTACCGGTGCTGAAGACAAGCTCATCAGAGTCTGGGACATCAAGAACAGGCAGATTCGCAACACTTTCGCTGGTCACGAGCAGGATATCTACAGCTTGGATTTTGCCCGTGATGGCCGCACCATTGCTTCTGGCAGTGGCGATCGCACTGTCAGGCTTTGGGATATTGAGACTGGTTTGAACACGGCAACGCTCACCATCGAGGACGGCGTCACCACCGTTGCCATCTCGCCCGATGCCAAGTATGTCGCCGCCGGCTCGCTTGACAAGAGTGTCAGGGTCTGGGATGTCAAGACAGGCCTCTTGCTGGAGCGTCTCGAGGGTCCCGAGGGCCACAAGGACAGTGTTTACTCTGTTGCTTTCTCGCCCAACTCTCGTGACCTCGTCAGCGGTAGCTtggacaagaccatcaagatgtGGGAGCTTGCCGCTCCCCGGAATCACAACCAGATGCCCGGCGGTATCATGAAGCCGGTCGGCCGCTGCATCAGGACTTTTGAGGGACACAGGGTATGTATTTCTAGGTCTTGAAGCCGAGGCCTCGTTGCTAACTTTTTAATAGGACTTCGTCCTCAGTGTTGCGCTCACCCCCGACAATGAATGGGTTCTCTCCGGTTCCAAGGACCGCGGCGTTCAGTTCTGGGATCCCCGCACCGGACACACCCAGCTCATGCTCCAGGGACACAAGAACTCGGTTATCTCTGTGGCTCCAAGCCCTGCGTCAGGAAACTCGGGCGGCTGGTTTGCGACCGGTTCGGGTGACATGAGGGCACGCATCTGGTCGTACAGTCGTATCCGCCACTAGAAGGAACAAAGGATGCGATCAATCAGACGGAAGCTTGCTAACTTCGCAAGCGTTCTACGCAAGCTTGAAGCAGAGGGGTTGGGACCTTTGTAACTAATCCAAATTCAAACGGAAATGGAAAGTTGAATAACGTGTGTGTGGGATAAAatggaaaggaaagggaaaggagtATGTGGAACTTTTGAAGCAAGTAGGAAGCGGAAATTCGGGTTGTTGAACTTTTCTTGTTTCCtactttttttgcttttttattttcttacttctctttttttgtctGTTTGATAGGGTATTTTtgtctgtttttttttacacACACAACTTTGACAACATAACAAAGGGTATTATTAGTTGGTGGGCTTTATGGTAGTGGTGGGTtcggggggcgggggggtgtATTGAACTGAAAGGGTTTTCTTTGAAAGGATCATGGTGAATTGTGATTTGGGTGACTTGAATGAGCATGGGACCTCGGgtagggggtggtgtggatTTACCCCTGAGCCCTGTTTGTGACCTACCTTGGACAACCATCTTCCAACActttctgctgctgttctgACGTTTCCAACCAAGGCACACTCTGACAACCtcgacacacacactctctctttctctctctctgtctaAAGTCAAGGAACCCCTTTGGTTTGCTGTCAGTATCTATGCTCGGTCAGGGGTCTTTTTTTTACTACCTTATGTGCTGAATCTATCAAGAATTTTTCCCTCCAAACAAAACATGAAAAAGGGATGGATGCATATAAgtttacctacctacctggaAATCAACACATCGCCTTCTGCGCGGTTGTTGTTCCCAAGTTTGTCCTATCAAGAAAGGTGTGGTGTGTACACCAGTCAGGGGGGAACAAGAGtgccattgttgttgttgttgttgttgttgttgtctcttTGTAtgatacacacacacacaagtcTCAAATGGACATGGCCATTTCATTTCCCATTCATTCTAAcccccaacatcaaacaaatcatacaaccaaccaccacccaccacccatcctAGATATCTATCTCCCTTCTAGATTAATTACCTAgtcaccccccccccccacatCTACCCTTtcaaaaaaccaaaaaaaaaaagagatccCCCATTTCTTTCCAAAACGCCTGTTGGTAAAATACACGCTTGCTTCGCTTTcgctttcccccctttccacttACGCTTCCCCTTTCTTGCCCCCCActccacccacccatccatcccatccatcccatccatccatcccatccatcccatccatccatcccatccatccatcccatccatcccatccatccatcccatccatccatcctcttTCTATTAGATGGGGTATCAAAATGCCCTTTTCCCGGTCCTTTCCTTACaaacatacacacacacacaacacataCACCTGGCACGGCGTAGTAGTAGTAGCATCGTCGTTCGGTTTGCTTGTCAGTCGCCTCGTTGTGCCGTTTAGACATCACAGACCCGCCCGTTTGACATGGcaggttttgtttttgtaaTCAACCCTCTCAtttgaggagaggaggtttttTACGCAGCAACGCGCATGTCTGTCCCGCTGACCTTGACGACGCCGTTTTGTTGCTTGGCGGGGACCGTCAGAGGAACCGTCTTCCCGCGGGCCTTTTCCGTCAGGGCAATCATCTCCCTGAGCATGACCTCACGGGTTTCGCGGGCGAGTTCGTCGACGTCGGCTGTGGTGAGACCGGCTGTGGGGATGGGATCGAGGACTGTGGTTGTGTCAGCCTGCTGCGGTGAAAAATTCAAGAAAATGAAACAAAACATACCCTTGCACGGCACGCTCCCCGACTTGAAAACCATGTCCTTGAGGGAATACACATGGCTGTAGTTGGCCACAACCACTGGAACAATAGGCACCTGCGCCTGGACAGCCAAGTGGAAGGCGCCCTTCTTGAAGGGGAGCATGGTAGGCTCCTTGGTGTAGCTCCGGGTCCCCTCGGGGAACATGTACACgctctgcttcctcttgGTGATCTGCTCGCCAGCTCCCTGCATCGCCTGTCGCGCATCCTTGGAGTTTTTGCGGTCGATGAAGACGGCGCCGCTCAGGGTCATGAACCAGCCCAAGAATGGGATCTTCTTGAGCTGAGTCTTGGCCGTGACGCTGCAGTATTGTGGGAACATAGTGCCCAGCATCAAGAGGTCGACTTCGGTCTGGTGGGGGCCGATGAAAACGGCGGGACGGACGGTGCCGAGGTGGTTCTTTGGGTCTTCAATGTCAAACTTGAGGCCTGTGCCGAGCAACATGCACAGCTTGAAGCACCGCCCAACCGCCCATTGTGAGAGACCGCGCTTGCCAatcaaggagagaaagacAGCAGCGCCGAGTCCGTATGCTGAGGCGATGAGTATCGAGATGTACATGGCCAGCGAGCGCGCCACGAACGCGGCTTTGGAGCTGACtaggccgaggaggtggaagaacATGATGAGGGCGGCGTAGTAGGCGAAGAAGTAGCCGGTGTATGTTATAATTGCCGCCATAGCTGGTGTTGAGAAGGAACGACGAAGGAGGGGCGGGGTTGAGCCCGAAGGacggcgagggggaggaggggactCGGAAGGCCGACACGGGGGGATGCGCAGTCGCAAGGCTTTGAGTCGTTTTTCGGCTTGGATCCTGTGATGATGAATGGGCTTGCCGGACCGGTGCTCGAGCAGCGGGTGGCCGGAAagttttttggggggacggggacTGGCGATGTGGCGTCTGGATGGGGATACTACAGGGCTAGTGGATGCTAGAGAGACAGGCGACCCCAATCCAGGTGGTGTCGTTGTGCGTCGAGGGGTTTCTAAGCCAAACGATGGACGATTTGTTGGTGATTAAGGATATGGAATACTAAGAAACAAGCAATCATGGGCTCCGTGGCACCAAAAAGGTCTTGCTTATTGACTTTCGTTCTTCATGGCCCGGGCCGGCACTCGAAGTTGCAGCCCAATCAAATCAAAGCCAGAATGCACTGTGAGAGTGTGGGGTGTCCGAGGTTGAGGAATCGTTGAGGCTAAAATTTGCGGGACGTGGGGCAGGTGCCAGCAACCCTTGCAGCCCCTTGCAACCCTTGTGACCAGAAAACTTGGCAATCGCGGGGATATCGTGTCAAGACTGAGAAGTCAAGCTTCACTTAAAAAACTCGGGTCTCGCCGCATCATCTGTCGATTAGTTGGGCACAAACAAACATCACCCAACATGTGCATGTGTTGCTGAATAGTATTTGGTGTTTTCTATCCTCTCTTCATCACTGAATTGCTACAAGTCTCATCTCATGGCCACAGTGTAGTTTCACCTAACCCCCCCAAGTATCTTTTGTTGGGATCGTGCGGGGACGGGAACGGAGATACAAAAAATGTTTAAGTTGGAGAAAAGAAAGCATGTGATAATTCCCACCATATGATCATCCAACATCGCTAAACCTGCGACGACACCACACCGTTGCGCCTACCTGCCGTTTGATCATCTGGTCATCGCCGAAATCATGGGAAAGGGTTGTTGTCTGTGTTGACACCTCCCGGACCTTTGTGTCCCGTCTGGGCAGAAGGAGGATGGATTCAACCGACTCTCGAAGTCCAGCCAGCTCATACATGAGGATAATTCGACAGATGGAAACACTAACCATGTACCGTCCCACAGTGGATAGCGCATCCTCCACGCCCACGAAGATGGTGCTTGAAAAGATCAGGGTCCCGAAGTTGATATGAAGGACGGTGGCCATGGATCCAACCCAGGCCGCGACCAAAAAGAGCTTGCTCTCTTGGAAGGTGACGATGCGCACGTCATAACCTTCCGAGGCACTCGGTATGGGCTCTGTCTTGAGAAGGCCGAGCAAGCGCCTGGGAATGCTCGAAATCCATCCGCCTGCCGGCGCGAGCCTCTCTCGAATATGAAAGGCCGACTCTTCCTTTCTCCTGGCTGCCCCTTCCTTTCTCTTGACTGCCTCGAGAACCTCTTTCTTTGGACCTCGCCAGCCGCAGACCTATGGTTTCGAAAATGTGTACGATCAGGCCTAGCAGTGCCCATATCGTTGGCCCGAAGGTGCGATTCGTTCACAGGGTGCATGTGGCCTTGACGCCGAGCTCCCAGTTGAGAGTAGCAATGTTGGCTATGGCAGCCAGGGCGATGATGTATTCGGCCATGGAGATGGACAGCTTGTAGTACCACATGCTTGGGCGCCACTGTGGGAGTCTGCTCGGGTGGTCGTGGAGGATCTGGGCGGGATCATGGTATTCAAAGGCCCGGCTGAAGTACACGCTGGGCGATCCGGCGGCAAGCATGAGTGCGAGGAGAGGTCGCCGTGCTACATTCGCGAGAATGCTCATTTCCTCGGTCGAAGGACCCATCAGGGCGAGGACGGTGGGCATGACGCCGAGGAGAACCTGGGCTGCTGTCATGCCATTTTTGACATGCTCGCTCGTGCTGTTCAGGACACATTGGATGACAGGCTGTGTCAACACAGTGTTGgctccacccccaccgagAATGTCACGTTCGACGGCAGATGTGTTGCCAGTAAGGTATTGTCGGTATTTGGTCATGCAGTACTTCTACCTAAAAGCTTCAAATATGTGGCCATGTTGGGGGTACCATTCGCGAAACTGGTTCGTGTTGGTGCCTCTCCACACTGCGATGGGTTCGAAGTatatgaagaggaggaaaaggataCACCGAGACGGTGCGGAGAGTCCACCCATTGTGCGgttcttgatgttgatgttttgcTGATGACTGTAGTGACAAGAAGCTGGCTAACTTGACAGAACGAAAACTGGAGTTACTTTGTTCCCTCAAGCTATATACCTGACTGAGGGCAAGACGGGGCCAACAGTATGGCGAGGTTCTCGGGGGATTCCATCATGGGTGTTTCAGCCTCTCAGCGCTAGTTGTGCAAACTGTGGGTGGCTTTCAGGATGAATCGCGGTGATCCAGCCAGTTGGTGGCCGTCTGCAGCCACGCGCTTATAGATATCACATCTCCTCGTCTGGTCTTTTTCATACGCACACAGGAAGCAGGCAAGCAAGTTAGGGCTTCTGTAGAGGTCTAGTGGGCGTTGCTCAGCCATGACGGTGATACTCCTTCCTGGTGTCTTACACCCATATACATGGGTACGGGCGAGGCTCTGGGTTCTGGTACGATGTTAATGATGACACATTGAGCTTGGCCAAGGCCTGCCTGAAGCCAACTTCGAATATTACAGCTCCAATGTGGTGTTCTTAAGCGCCCTGTCATCATGAAGTTCATGATTGGCTTTTTGTTAGCCTCAGCCAAGATCatataacgtgatccaccatcgagcgggacaccccatcgaccgggacactttttctcccactataaccacccaacttcaattcgcgttttctctatcacaacaatgtccgacagcttgccagaaaaTCGAGTCCTTTTAGCGATCAATGCGATTCGATCAACACcgcgcttgagcatccgacgcgccgcagaaatatacaacgtgcccaagtccacaattGCTGCGAGAATGAAGGGCCGAGTTGCGAAGTTCGACAGTTACAACGCACGTTCGAATTTGACTacgatagaagaggaggtgattgttcaatatgtactcgaccgagattcgcgagggttttcgccccggattgtcgacgtgggtgatatggccaatctcctgcttcggaaacgcggtgcgcgacaggtcggaaagaactggccagaccgcttcgttacccgacgtccagagttaaaagacgcgttttaatcgcgtctatgactatcaaagaggcctctgtgaagatcctgcaattatcgagccatggttccgactggttgccaacatgcgtgcgaaatacggcatcctcgactgcgacttctacaacttcgacgagacgggctttatgatgggcatgatacggccagggatggtggtcacgcgctccgatcgggtcggcaaaccaaaggctattcagccgggcaatcgagaatgggcgacagcgatttgcactattgctggcgacgggtatgtggtgccgcctttcttggtggtgaagggccgtttccacctcgccagctggtactccgaacatcagatacctgacgactgggccgtcgcaacaacaaccaacggatggacagataataagactgctctggaatggctgcagcattttgatgagcacactaaacaccgtcggaggggtgtatatcggatgctggtgctcgacggccatgagagccatgttaacgccgaattcgaggactattgcaaggagaataacattgtcaccatttgtctgccttcccattcctcgcatcttacccagcctctcaatgtgggttgttatagcgtcctaaagaagatgtacggtgctgaaatcgagcacttcatcaaagcccggatcacgcatatcacgaagcccgagttcttccttgcgttcaaagccgccttcagccggactttcacccaagaaaacgttctcggggttttcggggtctggacttatcccctacgacccgcaggccgtcctttcgaagctagatgtcaagttgcggacaccaaccccctgggacccctgatgggccaccaacaccttggttctttaagacgcccaagactaccaacgaagccctctcgcagtctacccttattaaagttcggattgcaagacatcagtcgagctctccgactccgattttagctgctgttgatcagctttcgaaaggaatgcaggtattttcccatcaggtgacccttttacaagccgaggtacggacacttcaggaggccaacgaagcactttccaagcgccggagggccaaacggacgcgtctccaagatggagagggccattaatggaagccaggctagggatataatggcagagaagggcgtagttgaagcggaaggacgcgtcgaaagcggaaatgaagggtcgtcaaagaggcgtcggatgggttcgcggcactgtggcatctgccgcaagactggccacaatgcaaggacatgcccagaggctggggaaacagatgcttcaagtgatgctgagtagctgcaattgatttgattagtgttttatgggattttagagtttgttgtggttgtggtctggaaaagtgtcccggtcgatggggtgtcccggtcgatggggtgtcccgctcgatggtggatcacgttaaTCATCCTTGTGAACACAACAGGGCTCAGATCAGCACGGACGAGGCTCCGAGACTTGCCTTTACAATACAAATATTTACCAAGGTTAGTGTTTGGTCTTGAGAATAGTTCCAGGGTCAATCTCTTTCAATACCTAACATGGAAACACAATACACACTGTACAGGTACGTGTTCATGTCTCGGGAGACTACAATGAATGAAAACAAGATGTGGTCGTAGCGCCTCCTGCTGTTCTAGAAGCCCCACTAATTATGGCCTAGGCCAAGGGAGCCC includes:
- the TUP1 gene encoding General transcriptional corepressor TUP1 (COG:S; EggNog:ENOG503NUUI), with translation MSMYPGHRGMGVAPPANPNGSRQNELLEGIRAEFESHQRQIEGYEHQIQAQVQEMQMIREKVYQMEQQHVQLKQKYEDEINLLRRQLETRGGGPPGPMNPPPQHAGPSQQPPPQIGNMGGGGVFNGILSGQGGQGGLAPPPHPPQEQQQPPHMPPAPPGLQQGPPPPPPPPSQQPPFQQQYQGPAPGGFPSQPPQSTASPGPGSKRGQPIGRPPAGGPATPQINTPVPYNGPGQSPQVPTHPTPDHTRMVQQQQQQHQPVPISSQSNALSDLDPERLPSHIKKVKDDWWAIFNQAVPRVLDVDLVHTLQHESVVCCVRFSADGKFVATGCNRSAQIYDVQTGDKVCILQDESIDLNGDLYIRSVCFSPDGQYLATGAEDKLIRVWDIKNRQIRNTFAGHEQDIYSLDFARDGRTIASGSGDRTVRLWDIETGLNTATLTIEDGVTTVAISPDAKYVAAGSLDKSVRVWDVKTGLLLERLEGPEGHKDSVYSVAFSPNSRDLVSGSLDKTIKMWELAAPRNHNQMPGGIMKPVGRCIRTFEGHRDFVLSVALTPDNEWVLSGSKDRGVQFWDPRTGHTQLMLQGHKNSVISVAPSPASGNSGGWFATGSGDMRARIWSYSRIRH
- the SLC1 gene encoding 1-acylglycerol-3-phosphate O-acyltransferase (COG:I; EggNog:ENOG503NX4B), with amino-acid sequence MAAIITYTGYFFAYYAALIMFFHLLGLVSSKAAFVARSLAMYISILIASAYGLGAAVFLSLIGKRGLSQWAVGRCFKLCMLLGTGLKFDIEDPKNHLGTVRPAVFIGPHQTEVDLLMLGTMFPQYCSVTAKTQLKKIPFLGWFMTLSGAVFIDRKNSKDARQAMQGAGEQITKRKQSVYMFPEGTRSYTKEPTMLPFKKGAFHLAVQAQVPIVPVVVANYSHVYSLKDMVFKSGSVPCKVLDPIPTAGLTTADVDELARETREVMLREMIALTEKARGKTVPLTVPAKQQNGVVKVSGTDMRVAA
- a CDS encoding hypothetical protein (EggNog:ENOG503P5QV), with product MGGLSAPSRCILFLLFIYFEPIAKYCMTKYRQYLTGNTSAVERDILGGGGANTVLTQPVIQCVLNSTSEHVKNGMTAAQVLLGVMPTVLALMGPSTEEMSILANVARRPLLALMLAAGSPSVYFSRAFEYHDPAQILHDHPSRLPQWRPSMWYYKLSISMAEYIIALAAIANIATLNWELGVKATCTL